A section of the Pseudomonas lini genome encodes:
- a CDS encoding heme utilization protein, with protein MKPSMALKPLVFAIAAVMAVAVQAGQNDWRDNDHHHGHNNGHQPPPPTKIPVYATANAWDNQSSTGNRIRNEGTVNEAEMTSSATGASGNVGVNVAAGSGNQQDNASAIANAASNSSQDNSFVFGTATATADVTQYSNNNRVNNFGSTASAVMGGSGNGGSGNMGINIAGGDLNQQKNTMAIANTNAPLGNATATASADQQGPGLVVNNNADRTYRLDTMTFTRTATGSSSRDKSSDLSVDKSASSSFDVSGSRSADASGSRSSDVSGSRSSDSSSYRSGTLNVDVDASANATRTVTWNNGFGDRTRTRSVDASLDVSVDADFDASRERSSDSSFERSFDKSWEKSSASSFEKSGSKESESSYDKSKSYSESSSFDLSNTYSYQVLTPTGWANPVTNTASLNGSVNGGSGNLGVNVAAGVGNQQSNSLAISNNSF; from the coding sequence ATGAAACCTTCGATGGCACTCAAGCCTCTGGTTTTCGCAATTGCTGCGGTCATGGCTGTTGCTGTACAAGCTGGGCAAAACGATTGGCGTGACAATGACCACCACCATGGCCACAACAATGGCCATCAACCCCCTCCTCCAACAAAGATCCCTGTCTATGCGACTGCCAATGCGTGGGATAACCAGAGCAGTACCGGCAACCGCATCCGTAATGAAGGGACTGTCAACGAAGCTGAAATGACCAGCTCTGCCACAGGCGCCAGCGGCAACGTTGGCGTCAACGTGGCTGCCGGTAGCGGCAACCAACAAGACAACGCGTCCGCCATCGCGAATGCTGCGTCAAACTCCAGTCAGGACAACAGCTTCGTGTTCGGCACTGCGACAGCCACCGCCGACGTCACGCAATACAGCAACAATAACAGGGTCAACAACTTCGGCAGCACAGCCTCTGCCGTGATGGGCGGATCGGGTAATGGCGGCAGCGGTAATATGGGGATCAACATTGCTGGTGGCGACCTTAACCAGCAGAAAAACACCATGGCAATTGCCAACACCAATGCCCCGCTCGGTAACGCAACAGCCACCGCCTCTGCCGATCAACAAGGTCCTGGCCTGGTCGTGAATAACAACGCTGATCGGACGTATCGCCTGGATACGATGACCTTTACCAGAACGGCCACCGGTAGTTCCTCTCGCGATAAGTCTTCCGATTTGAGCGTTGATAAAAGCGCTTCTTCGAGCTTTGACGTGAGTGGTTCCAGGAGCGCTGATGCGAGTGGTTCCAGGAGCTCTGATGTGAGCGGCTCCAGAAGCTCGGATAGCAGCTCTTATCGCAGTGGAACTTTGAACGTTGATGTGGACGCGTCTGCGAACGCTACCAGAACTGTTACTTGGAATAATGGCTTTGGCGATCGCACCCGCACCAGGTCTGTCGATGCATCGCTTGACGTATCGGTCGATGCAGATTTCGACGCATCGCGCGAAAGATCGAGCGATTCCTCTTTCGAAAGATCGTTCGATAAATCGTGGGAGAAATCGTCCGCCTCCTCGTTCGAAAAATCGGGCAGTAAAGAGTCCGAATCTTCGTACGACAAATCGAAAAGTTACAGCGAGAGCAGTTCTTTTGATTTGAGCAACACCTATTCCTATCAAGTGCTGACTCCAACTGGCTGGGCAAACCCTGTGACCAACACTGCGTCCCTGAACGGCTCGGTGAATGGTGGCAGTGGCAACCTGGGCGTCAACGTGGCTGCCGGTGTGGGTAACCAACAAAGCAACTCGCTGGCCATTTCCAACAACTCGTTCTGA
- a CDS encoding C39 family peptidase encodes MRIIVLAFLLCVASVSEAAQMPLSVLPGGAVVYKPIQSMRERKFADLVQQKTDFSCGAAALATILRQAYWLDVNEEQIIEGMLAHSDQDLVRVQGFSMLDMKRYVESIGMRARGYRVAPETLSEIRIPVVVLLDIRGYKHFVVMQRVHKGWVYIGDPVLGHKRYKVDDFIKGWNGIIFAVIGQGYDKTNALLDPPLPLTAKNRINTFTPVRDAELMDFGFIRSDFF; translated from the coding sequence ATGCGCATTATTGTCTTGGCATTTTTGCTTTGCGTGGCCAGTGTGAGCGAGGCTGCACAAATGCCGCTTTCCGTCCTGCCGGGTGGCGCGGTGGTGTATAAGCCGATCCAGAGCATGCGCGAGCGTAAATTTGCCGACCTGGTGCAACAGAAAACCGACTTCAGTTGCGGCGCAGCTGCGCTGGCGACCATTTTGCGCCAGGCCTATTGGCTGGACGTGAATGAAGAACAGATTATCGAAGGCATGCTGGCACACTCCGATCAAGATCTTGTCCGCGTCCAGGGCTTCTCCATGCTCGACATGAAGCGTTACGTGGAAAGTATCGGCATGCGGGCCCGCGGCTACCGGGTAGCGCCAGAAACGTTGAGCGAAATCAGAATTCCGGTTGTGGTACTCCTCGATATCCGTGGCTACAAACACTTTGTGGTCATGCAAAGAGTCCATAAGGGCTGGGTGTATATCGGAGATCCGGTACTCGGTCATAAACGCTACAAAGTCGATGACTTTATAAAAGGCTGGAACGGCATCATCTTTGCCGTGATCGGTCAGGGCTACGACAAAACCAATGCGTTGCTCGACCCACCCCTGCCATTGACCGCCAAGAACCGCATCAACACCTTCACCCCGGTGCGAGACGCAGAGTTGATGGATTTCGGATTCATCCGAAGTGACTTCTTCTAA
- a CDS encoding AAA family ATPase codes for MKVLVLTGPESSGKSWLAAELQQQFGGALVGEYVRWFIEQEARDTCLADIPEIARGQLQWEDNARALGPPLLILDTHLLSNMLWSQTLFGDCPAWLEQALLARHYDLHLLLSPEQVAWTDDGQRCQPELDERRSFFNATQAWLEQHRQPVQVLQGDWAERRLQAIQAVALLLER; via the coding sequence ATGAAAGTGCTGGTACTCACGGGGCCTGAATCCAGCGGCAAGAGCTGGTTGGCCGCCGAACTGCAACAGCAATTCGGCGGCGCGCTGGTGGGCGAATACGTGCGCTGGTTCATTGAGCAGGAGGCACGAGACACGTGCCTGGCCGATATCCCCGAAATCGCTCGCGGTCAGTTGCAGTGGGAGGACAACGCCCGCGCCCTCGGGCCGCCGTTGCTGATTCTCGACACGCACTTGCTGAGTAACATGCTCTGGAGCCAGACCCTGTTCGGAGATTGCCCGGCCTGGCTCGAGCAGGCGCTGCTGGCTCGGCACTATGACTTGCACTTGCTGCTGTCGCCCGAACAGGTCGCCTGGACCGATGACGGTCAGCGTTGTCAGCCCGAGCTGGATGAACGCCGGTCTTTTTTCAACGCGACTCAGGCATGGCTGGAGCAACATCGGCAGCCTGTTCAAGTGCTTCAGGGCGATTGGGCCGAACGCCGGCTTCAGGCAATACAAGCCGTCGCGTTACTGCTCGAGCGCTGA
- a CDS encoding adhesin: protein MNRTLLMLAMFCSASTFAQSPVINNAEIDGSGMQHQGNLSVNQAAGDQQQQANARAIAIGNNASATTQIRQRLRTQVDPRIDARSSIQGDSFSHGNGVLGVNQSAGASNQQANALRISVSTQPQSIDDSVLMQQNVMLITNSDPTDSAPGYRQVATSDQAFTGSRGVIQLNQSAGVGNQTANTLSVRVTD, encoded by the coding sequence ATGAATCGTACGCTGCTGATGCTCGCCATGTTTTGCAGTGCATCGACCTTTGCCCAATCTCCCGTCATCAATAATGCCGAAATCGACGGCTCGGGCATGCAGCACCAGGGCAACCTCTCGGTCAACCAGGCGGCGGGCGATCAGCAGCAACAGGCCAATGCCCGGGCCATCGCCATCGGCAACAACGCCAGTGCTACCACACAGATTCGCCAACGGCTGCGTACGCAGGTCGACCCCAGGATCGATGCTCGATCGAGCATTCAAGGCGACTCCTTCAGCCACGGCAACGGCGTACTGGGCGTCAACCAGAGCGCGGGCGCCAGCAACCAGCAAGCCAATGCCCTGCGGATAAGCGTCAGTACCCAGCCGCAAAGCATCGACGACAGCGTCCTCATGCAGCAGAACGTGATGCTGATCACCAACTCCGATCCAACTGACTCTGCACCAGGTTATCGCCAGGTCGCTACCAGCGATCAGGCATTCACCGGTAGCCGTGGGGTGATCCAGTTGAATCAGAGCGCCGGGGTGGGAAACCAAACGGCCAACACCCTGAGCGTACGGGTCACGGATTGA